The genomic window gactGTCAAAAGTGTGcacaaaaagagaaacagagaAGAAAAAGACCAACAAAGTATCTGgagcaacttttttttctgtgcagCGTGCCGGCATTTCGAAACTGTACtgatatttgtatgtatatgtgatTGTATGTATAAATCACCAATTGCACACACCAGCAGTGTTGCCAGGTcttgaacaaaaaataatgtcAGATTTACGAAAAAACTAGCtgaaaatagcaaatttgtttgtaaaaatGGCTGAAAAAATGGCTAACATTTTGTTACCCCaaaaaataaccaaattaccccaaaataaccaaaaaattgaattttaatttaaatgtccaataatgattttattaaatctaCATCTTCACTGTCTtcattgttatatttttcattttcggccatcattttttaaaatttcgttGGCACTTCATAATCGTGGcagcattttccatttctgcGCAGGCCGTATCTATAAAGAGGAATATTAATAATGCTGCTTTAAAACTTTAAGTAAATGGAAATaccttatttttaaaattgaatttagtgtTTTTATATGTAACCTGTTTCTGAGGTTACTTTTACTATGTTCATTTTGACTGAACACACGCTCTACCTCAGCATTTGACCAAGGCAAACAGAGTAGCCTTATAGCAAACAGCGCTAAGGACTTGAAAGGGTTGTTGTCACTTGAGTCCCTAAAGCTCAGCACTTCTGCCCAAAATTTGACAGTGTCCTCCTTGTTCTCCCAGTAAAATAAATGGATCTTTCCGTATTGCGTTAGGATATCGCTTATATTTTCCACATTGAGCTGCTCCAAGAAATcttcaattttttctttttgagcTCTCAAAATCCTATCAAcagaaaaaacatttattttttccagCGTTTCGAAGTTCTTCGGCaatctaaaattaaaacaaaatcgtTAATATCTCGGACGTCAATATCATAAATACC from Drosophila albomicans strain 15112-1751.03 unplaced genomic scaffold, ASM965048v2 utg000102l_pilon, whole genome shotgun sequence includes these protein-coding regions:
- the LOC127566364 gene encoding uncharacterized protein LOC127566364; this encodes MTLKKKLSPYNFRSRSKLKFEQSVRFVVELVQQLRARLPKNFETLEKINVFSVDRILRAQKEKIEDFLEQLNVENISDILTQYGKIHLFYWENKEDTVKFWAEVLSFRDSSDNNPFKSLALFAIRLLCLPWSNAEVERVFSQNEHSKSNLRNRYGLRRNGKCCHDYEVPTKF